In a single window of the Aridibaculum aurantiacum genome:
- a CDS encoding CcmD family protein, producing the protein MVNLKKLLFIIGLFSSNFVLAQQTVQDVVKDDEGWMRSEEKIWVVGAVALTVLVGLVIYVIRLDRKISSLEKKQ; encoded by the coding sequence ATGGTTAACCTTAAAAAACTGCTTTTCATCATAGGCCTGTTCAGCAGTAATTTTGTACTTGCGCAACAAACTGTGCAAGATGTAGTTAAAGATGATGAAGGATGGATGCGTAGTGAAGAAAAGATCTGGGTTGTAGGTGCTGTAGCACTAACCGTACTGGTGGGCCTGGTTATATATGTAATAAGGCTTGACCGGAAAATTAGCAGCCTGGAAAAGAAACAATAG
- the ccsA gene encoding cytochrome c biogenesis protein CcsA — MLRQSWWKILSVLLLIYTFIAGFTIKVPMIGNLYATIRNLFFHVPMWFGMMIVFITSVVYAVKYLRSPSLNTDIYSANYAKTGIVYGILGLVTGAIWAKYAWGEYWSNDPKQIGAAIALLIYAAYFVLRNSIPDIDKRAKIAAVYNIFAFAILVPTIWILPRMVESLHPGGQGVEGNPGINGNDLDPAMRKVFWPAVIGWTLFGVWITTLKIRYELLKEKQLANG; from the coding sequence ATGCTCAGACAATCCTGGTGGAAAATCCTGTCTGTTTTATTACTCATCTATACTTTCATTGCGGGTTTTACTATTAAAGTACCAATGATCGGTAACTTGTATGCGACCATCCGCAACCTGTTTTTCCATGTTCCTATGTGGTTCGGGATGATGATCGTTTTCATTACCTCTGTAGTATATGCAGTAAAATACCTCCGTTCACCATCGCTTAACACAGATATCTATTCAGCTAATTATGCCAAAACCGGTATCGTTTACGGCATACTTGGATTGGTAACAGGTGCTATATGGGCAAAATATGCATGGGGCGAATATTGGAGCAACGATCCTAAACAAATAGGCGCAGCAATCGCACTACTTATTTACGCGGCCTACTTTGTGCTGCGCAATTCAATTCCTGATATAGACAAGCGTGCAAAAATTGCAGCGGTATACAACATCTTTGCATTCGCCATTCTGGTACCTACCATTTGGATTTTACCTAGAATGGTAGAAAGCCTACATCCTGGAGGCCAAGGTGTAGAAGGAAACCCTGGGATAAATGGCAATGACCTGGACCCAGCAATGCGTAAAGTATTCTGGCCTGCCGTTATAGGATGGACGCTGTTCGGTGTGTGGATCACAACGCTTAAGATCAGGTACGAACTTTTAAAAGAAAAACAACTGGCTAATGGTTAA
- a CDS encoding heme exporter protein CcmB: MPHTIISLFKKDLLLEIRQQYSFYGVLLYVMSTIFVLYLAMGHPEDQVWNGLFWMIQLFVCINAVAKSFLQESRGKMLYFYSIAGPRDFVLSKLLFNALLMMVMSLLSLGLFQLLMGNPLRNPMQFVGLAVLGGVSLSLVFTFLAAIAAKAQQQAALMAILGFPIIIPQILLLMKISSIAFSSVIQAGLSQMVLLLCGLDLMIIVLSVILFPFLWKD; encoded by the coding sequence ATGCCGCATACCATCATCAGCCTTTTTAAGAAAGACCTGTTGCTCGAGATAAGACAACAGTACAGCTTCTATGGTGTGCTGCTTTATGTAATGTCAACAATATTCGTTTTGTACCTGGCCATGGGTCACCCCGAAGACCAGGTATGGAATGGCTTGTTTTGGATGATACAATTGTTTGTATGTATAAATGCGGTGGCTAAAAGTTTTTTACAGGAGAGCCGCGGTAAGATGCTCTACTTCTACTCTATTGCAGGGCCAAGAGATTTTGTTTTGTCAAAGCTGTTGTTCAATGCCCTGCTTATGATGGTAATGAGCCTGTTGAGCCTGGGACTATTTCAATTACTGATGGGAAACCCGCTTCGTAACCCAATGCAGTTTGTAGGTCTTGCAGTGTTAGGCGGCGTAAGCCTAAGCCTGGTGTTTACTTTTTTAGCAGCCATAGCAGCTAAAGCACAACAACAGGCAGCACTCATGGCTATACTTGGTTTCCCCATCATCATTCCGCAGATATTGTTACTAATGAAAATTTCTTCCATCGCCTTTTCTTCAGTAATACAGGCGGGGCTTTCGCAAATGGTGCTTTTATTGTGCGGACTTGATCTAATGATCATTGTCTTATCAGTCATTCTTTTCCCGTTTTTGTGGAAAGATTGA
- a CDS encoding thymidine kinase → MFIEPNFSGERRGWIEVICGSMFSGKTEELIRRLKRARIANLKVEIFKPAIDVRYHESEVVSHDSNSIQSTPIDNSQTILLLANGVDIVGIDEAQFFDDEILHVCERLALNGTRVIVAGLDMDYMGKPFGQMPKLLAIADYITKLHAICVRCGNIAAISYRKTATDGQVLLGEKDVYEPRCRKCYHENFS, encoded by the coding sequence ATGTTTATTGAACCTAACTTCTCCGGTGAAAGGCGTGGCTGGATAGAAGTGATTTGCGGAAGCATGTTTAGCGGAAAAACGGAGGAACTCATCAGGAGATTGAAACGCGCCAGGATTGCAAACCTGAAAGTTGAAATTTTTAAACCTGCCATAGATGTCCGTTACCACGAATCTGAAGTGGTAAGCCACGATTCTAATTCTATTCAGTCTACTCCAATTGATAATTCTCAAACCATCTTATTACTTGCCAATGGTGTTGATATTGTTGGTATAGATGAAGCGCAATTTTTTGATGATGAGATACTTCATGTATGCGAACGACTTGCACTGAATGGTACGCGTGTTATTGTTGCAGGCTTAGACATGGATTATATGGGTAAGCCGTTTGGTCAAATGCCAAAGCTGCTGGCTATAGCAGATTACATAACAAAACTTCATGCTATTTGTGTGAGATGCGGAAACATAGCAGCTATTTCCTATCGCAAAACTGCAACTGATGGACAAGTATTATTAGGAGAAAAAGATGTGTATGAACCGCGTTGCAGAAAATGTTATCATGAAAATTTTTCCTGA
- a CDS encoding glycosyltransferase N-terminal domain-containing protein produces MHLLLYRLFIRLYILSITVIAPFNKKARLWLLGRKNLLKRMQADILPADKIAWFHCASLGEFEQGRPVLEEIKQRYPAYKILLTFFSPSGYEIRKDYAGADFIYYLPADTASNARSFLDIAKPSIVIFIKYEFWFHYLHEVNKRNIPLLLVSGIFRQDQPFFKWYGSLHKKMLSFFDYILVQNDESKQLLHDINLKENVLITGDTRFDRVIAIAENFEPITEIEAFCQNADVIVAGSTWSADDKELFHFVNAHPAKKFIIAPHDISVERINECKRVYTNSILYSEYVKGRAGTFNILIIDNVGMLSRLYRYGTVCFIGGGFAEEGVHNVLEAAVYGKPVVYGPVYNKYIEAVELIEVGGAFTVSSASEFETVFNPMFQKGSSYQQASKAAYDYVRQKQGATKAILDLIYEKRLLTN; encoded by the coding sequence GTGCATTTGTTGTTATACCGGTTATTCATCAGGCTTTACATCCTTTCTATTACCGTCATTGCCCCTTTCAACAAGAAGGCGCGATTATGGTTACTAGGACGTAAGAACCTGCTTAAAAGGATGCAAGCTGACATTCTTCCTGCTGACAAGATCGCATGGTTTCATTGCGCTTCACTTGGCGAATTTGAACAAGGCCGCCCTGTTTTGGAGGAAATCAAACAACGTTATCCTGCCTACAAAATACTCCTTACATTCTTTTCTCCTTCGGGTTACGAGATAAGAAAAGATTATGCTGGAGCAGATTTCATCTACTACCTGCCTGCCGACACAGCATCAAACGCAAGATCATTTCTGGATATTGCCAAACCTTCCATCGTCATCTTTATAAAATATGAATTCTGGTTTCACTACCTGCACGAGGTAAACAAAAGGAATATCCCGCTATTGCTGGTGTCAGGCATCTTTAGGCAAGACCAACCGTTTTTCAAATGGTATGGCAGCTTGCACAAAAAGATGCTATCTTTTTTCGATTATATATTGGTGCAAAACGATGAGTCAAAACAACTGCTGCATGACATTAACCTAAAAGAAAATGTATTAATTACTGGTGATACAAGATTTGATAGAGTAATTGCCATTGCAGAAAATTTTGAACCAATCACTGAAATAGAAGCTTTTTGCCAAAACGCAGATGTAATTGTAGCAGGAAGTACATGGTCTGCCGACGACAAAGAGCTTTTTCATTTTGTAAATGCACACCCAGCCAAAAAGTTCATCATTGCGCCACACGATATCAGCGTGGAAAGGATAAATGAATGTAAAAGGGTGTATACTAATTCCATTCTATACTCAGAATATGTAAAAGGACGAGCAGGCACTTTTAATATTCTTATCATTGATAATGTAGGAATGCTGAGCAGGTTGTACCGCTATGGCACCGTTTGCTTTATAGGTGGCGGCTTTGCAGAAGAAGGCGTGCACAATGTGTTGGAAGCAGCAGTGTATGGCAAGCCTGTAGTTTATGGGCCTGTATATAATAAATATATAGAGGCGGTAGAATTAATAGAAGTTGGCGGAGCCTTCACTGTGAGTTCTGCTTCAGAATTTGAGACGGTGTTCAATCCTATGTTTCAAAAAGGCAGTAGCTACCAGCAAGCAAGCAAGGCAGCATATGACTATGTAAGGCAGAAGCAAGGTGCCACTAAAGCAATCTTAGATCTTATTTACGAGAAACGCCTTCTTACCAATTGA
- a CDS encoding DegT/DnrJ/EryC1/StrS family aminotransferase, which yields MRPIQMVDTKTQYLHIKDEVDAGIQAVLDSAAYINGKAVHDFANNLSSYLGVKHTITCANGTDALQIALMALGLQPGDEVITPSFTYIATTEVVALLRLTPVFVEVDKQSFCIDPAAIEKAITPKTKAIVPVHLYGQAANMEEIMAIAEKHGLPVIEDNAQAIGCDYTFSDGTVKKTGTIGTIGCTSFYPSKNLGAYGDGGAMFTNDDALAEKLRMIANHGQKVRYYHEMVGCNSRLDSIQAAILDVKLKRLDQYSAARQKVADYYNNAFAEVKEITTPYVAPYTDHVYHQYTMLVEGIDRDALHTYLGEHKIPSMIYYPVPAHRQKMFDAFGSANTEMPITDWLTDRVLSLPVHTELDEAQLEHIVQHVVNFIKA from the coding sequence ATGAGGCCGATCCAAATGGTGGATACCAAAACACAGTATTTACATATTAAAGATGAAGTAGATGCAGGCATTCAAGCTGTTCTTGACAGTGCTGCATACATCAATGGAAAGGCTGTACATGACTTTGCCAATAATCTATCAAGTTATTTAGGTGTAAAACATACCATTACCTGTGCTAATGGAACTGATGCTCTCCAGATCGCTTTGATGGCGCTTGGGCTTCAGCCTGGTGATGAAGTTATTACTCCTTCTTTTACTTATATAGCTACCACTGAAGTAGTTGCACTGCTAAGGCTAACACCTGTATTTGTAGAAGTAGACAAGCAATCTTTTTGTATTGATCCTGCGGCTATAGAAAAAGCTATCACGCCAAAGACAAAAGCGATTGTACCGGTGCATCTGTATGGCCAGGCAGCCAATATGGAAGAGATCATGGCAATTGCTGAAAAACATGGATTGCCTGTAATTGAGGATAATGCGCAAGCAATAGGATGTGATTATACTTTTTCTGATGGTACAGTAAAGAAAACAGGTACAATAGGAACTATAGGATGTACTTCCTTTTATCCATCAAAAAATTTGGGTGCTTATGGAGATGGTGGAGCCATGTTTACCAATGATGATGCCCTGGCTGAAAAGCTACGCATGATCGCCAACCATGGCCAAAAGGTGAGATACTACCATGAAATGGTGGGTTGCAATTCAAGATTGGACTCTATACAAGCTGCCATATTGGATGTGAAGCTGAAAAGGCTGGATCAATATTCGGCAGCGCGTCAAAAAGTTGCAGATTATTACAACAATGCGTTTGCTGAGGTTAAGGAAATAACCACGCCGTATGTTGCTCCATATACTGATCACGTTTACCATCAATATACTATGTTGGTAGAAGGTATAGACAGAGATGCACTGCATACATATCTTGGAGAACATAAGATTCCATCCATGATCTATTACCCGGTGCCAGCTCATCGTCAAAAGATGTTTGACGCTTTCGGTTCTGCTAATACCGAAATGCCAATTACAGATTGGCTGACAGACAGGGTGCTATCGTTGCCGGTTCATACAGAACTTGATGAGGCACAATTAGAACACATCGTACAACACGTTGTAAACTTTATAAAAGCGTAA
- a CDS encoding UDP-glucose dehydrogenase family protein produces MKIAVVGTGYVGLVTGTCFAETGNYVCCVDIDQRKIEKLSNGQITIFEPGLEKLFQRNLKEERLKFTTNLAEGIEDAEVIFLALPTPPGEDGSADLKYILKVADDLGHLMKDYKVIVDKSTVPVGTSEKVTKAIAANATVEFDVVSNPEFLREGVAVDDFMKPDRVVIGTTSERAKKIMNELYAPFVRQGNPIIFMDEASAELTKYAANSFLATKITFMNEIARLCELVGADVDLVRKGIGSDERIGKRFLFPGIGYGGSCFPKDVKALVKSSEDVNYDFRILKAVEDVNEDQKLYLLPYIKEFFGGELAGKTIAIWGLAFKPNTDDIREAPALVMIDELLAAGCTIKTFDPEAMKNVKEIYGEKIEFSEGQYEALEGADALIVATEWAEFRTPDFEKMETRLKSKVVFDGRNVFDLEKMEELGYYYKSIGRRTVNENLSLATKDTAALTNA; encoded by the coding sequence ATGAAAATTGCAGTAGTAGGAACGGGCTATGTAGGCCTGGTTACCGGGACTTGTTTTGCTGAAACGGGCAACTATGTTTGCTGCGTAGACATTGACCAGCGTAAGATAGAGAAGCTGAGCAATGGCCAGATCACCATCTTCGAACCAGGACTGGAGAAACTTTTCCAGCGAAACCTGAAAGAAGAGCGCCTGAAGTTTACAACCAATCTTGCTGAAGGTATAGAAGATGCAGAAGTTATCTTCCTTGCGCTGCCTACACCTCCGGGTGAAGATGGAAGCGCAGACCTAAAGTATATCCTGAAAGTGGCTGATGATCTTGGTCATCTGATGAAGGATTACAAGGTGATCGTGGACAAGAGCACCGTTCCTGTTGGTACTTCTGAAAAAGTAACAAAGGCTATCGCAGCCAATGCTACTGTAGAATTTGACGTTGTTAGTAATCCTGAGTTCCTGCGCGAAGGCGTAGCGGTTGATGATTTCATGAAGCCTGACCGCGTAGTGATCGGTACTACTTCAGAGCGTGCAAAGAAGATCATGAACGAACTATATGCACCATTCGTTCGCCAGGGAAATCCTATCATCTTCATGGATGAAGCATCTGCCGAGCTTACAAAATATGCAGCCAACTCATTCCTTGCAACCAAGATCACATTCATGAACGAGATCGCCCGTCTGTGCGAACTGGTAGGTGCTGATGTAGACCTGGTACGCAAGGGCATTGGCAGCGATGAAAGGATCGGCAAACGCTTCCTGTTCCCTGGTATCGGTTACGGTGGTAGCTGTTTCCCTAAAGATGTAAAAGCACTGGTGAAATCATCAGAAGATGTGAACTACGACTTTAGAATATTGAAAGCTGTTGAAGATGTGAACGAAGACCAGAAGCTATACCTGTTACCATACATCAAAGAGTTCTTTGGTGGAGAATTAGCTGGTAAAACAATCGCCATCTGGGGACTAGCTTTCAAACCAAATACAGATGATATTCGTGAAGCACCAGCCTTAGTAATGATAGATGAATTGCTGGCTGCTGGTTGCACTATCAAAACTTTCGATCCTGAAGCAATGAAGAATGTGAAAGAGATCTATGGTGAGAAGATAGAATTTAGCGAAGGTCAGTACGAAGCGCTTGAAGGTGCAGATGCACTGATCGTTGCTACTGAGTGGGCAGAGTTCCGCACACCGGATTTTGAAAAGATGGAAACAAGACTGAAGTCAAAAGTTGTTTTTGACGGAAGGAATGTATTTGATCTTGAGAAAATGGAAGAACTGGGATACTACTATAAGAGCATTGGACGCAGAACCGTAAATGAAAATCTTTCATTGGCAACAAAAGATACAGCAGCCCTAACTAACGCCTAA
- a CDS encoding UDP-glucuronic acid decarboxylase family protein, which translates to MSKKRVLITGAAGFLGSHLCDRFIKEGFHVIGMDNLITGDLKNIEHLFKLEDFEFYNHDVSKFIHVPGQLDYILHFASPASPIDYLKIPIQTLKVGSLGTHNCLGLAREKKARILVASTSEIYGDPLVHPQDEEYWGNVNPVGPRGVYDEAKRFQEAMTMAYHTFHGVETRIVRIFNTYGPRMRLNDGRALPAFIGQALRGEDLTVFGDGSQTRSFCYVDDLIEGIYRLLMSDYAQPVNVGNPVEITLKEFAEEVQKLTGTDAKIVYKPLPVDDPKQRRPNITKAKELLGWEPKVAREEGLKITYEYFKSLPKEELYKQPKEFKSN; encoded by the coding sequence ATGTCTAAAAAAAGAGTTTTAATAACCGGGGCCGCAGGCTTTCTTGGCTCCCATTTATGCGACAGGTTTATCAAAGAAGGTTTCCATGTTATTGGAATGGACAACCTGATAACCGGCGACCTGAAGAACATTGAACATTTGTTCAAATTGGAAGATTTTGAGTTTTACAATCATGATGTTTCCAAGTTTATTCATGTTCCTGGTCAATTGGATTATATACTTCACTTTGCTTCTCCTGCCAGTCCAATTGATTATCTAAAAATACCTATCCAAACATTGAAGGTTGGTTCCCTTGGAACACACAACTGTTTGGGTCTTGCACGCGAAAAGAAAGCAAGAATACTGGTAGCATCTACCAGTGAGATCTACGGTGATCCATTGGTGCATCCGCAAGATGAAGAGTATTGGGGTAATGTAAATCCTGTAGGTCCGCGTGGTGTATACGATGAAGCCAAGCGTTTCCAGGAAGCAATGACCATGGCATATCATACATTCCATGGCGTAGAAACAAGGATCGTTAGGATATTCAATACCTATGGTCCGCGCATGCGACTAAACGATGGCCGTGCATTACCTGCGTTCATTGGCCAGGCATTGCGTGGTGAAGATCTTACCGTATTTGGTGATGGTTCACAAACACGTTCTTTCTGTTATGTTGATGATCTTATTGAAGGTATTTACCGTTTGCTGATGAGCGATTACGCACAGCCTGTAAACGTTGGAAATCCTGTAGAGATTACCTTGAAAGAATTTGCGGAAGAGGTACAGAAACTAACCGGTACTGATGCTAAGATCGTTTACAAACCACTACCGGTTGATGATCCGAAGCAGCGTCGTCCAAATATCACCAAAGCAAAAGAACTGCTTGGATGGGAACCTAAGGTTGCACGTGAAGAAGGTTTGAAGATCACTTACGAATATTTCAAATCTTTGCCTAAAGAAGAATTGTACAAGCAACCCAAAGAGTTCAAGTCTAATTAA
- a CDS encoding nucleotide sugar dehydrogenase encodes MYSALVNKQTKLAVIGLGYVGLPIAVEFARHVSVIGFDINHKRVELMRQHIDPSGELDKEEFEGCDITFTSNPEDLGAASFFIVAVPTPVDPHNVPDLVPVKRASETIAKVLKKGDYIVFESTVYPGCTEEDCLPIIESVSGLKVGEDFKLGYSPERINPGDKQHTLTSIIKVVSGSDDEAAEVIAKTYELVVKAGVHRASSIKVAEAAKIIENTQRDVNIALMNELSIIFDRMGINTYEVLEAAGTKWNFLRFQPGLVGGHCIGVDPYYLTYKAAELGFNSRVILSGRYINDNMGNYVSKKILQHVIATSENVKAAKILFMGATFKENVSDIRNSKVMDVVETLRTYHLQVFVTDPYADKEQLQEEYNCCVISELDDDYDVIIVSVPHDPYRAFDDDYFVSITKPTALIADLKGIYRNKITSRKYWSL; translated from the coding sequence ATGTATTCTGCACTTGTTAATAAACAAACCAAACTAGCTGTTATAGGTTTAGGCTATGTAGGCCTGCCTATAGCAGTTGAGTTTGCTCGTCATGTATCTGTTATTGGTTTCGATATAAACCACAAGCGTGTGGAGTTGATGCGGCAACACATTGACCCTAGCGGCGAATTAGATAAAGAAGAATTTGAAGGATGCGACATCACCTTTACTTCCAACCCGGAAGATCTTGGTGCCGCATCTTTTTTTATTGTAGCTGTTCCTACACCCGTTGATCCCCACAATGTACCTGACCTGGTGCCGGTAAAAAGAGCGTCAGAGACAATAGCCAAAGTGCTGAAAAAAGGTGATTACATTGTTTTTGAATCTACTGTTTACCCCGGCTGTACAGAGGAAGATTGTTTACCTATCATAGAAAGCGTCAGCGGCCTTAAAGTAGGAGAGGATTTCAAGCTTGGATATTCACCAGAAAGGATAAACCCGGGTGATAAGCAACATACACTAACCTCCATCATCAAAGTAGTTTCAGGAAGTGATGATGAGGCTGCCGAAGTGATAGCTAAAACATACGAACTAGTGGTGAAGGCCGGTGTACATCGTGCATCATCCATCAAGGTAGCTGAAGCAGCCAAAATAATCGAGAACACGCAGCGCGACGTGAACATTGCGCTGATGAACGAGTTGTCGATCATCTTCGATCGGATGGGCATCAATACGTACGAAGTATTGGAAGCAGCAGGCACTAAGTGGAACTTCCTACGCTTTCAGCCAGGACTTGTTGGCGGCCACTGCATAGGCGTAGATCCTTATTACCTTACTTACAAAGCCGCCGAACTTGGTTTCAATTCTCGTGTTATCCTTTCAGGAAGGTATATCAACGACAACATGGGAAACTATGTTTCGAAGAAGATATTGCAACACGTAATTGCTACCAGTGAAAATGTAAAGGCAGCCAAGATACTTTTCATGGGCGCCACCTTCAAAGAGAATGTGAGCGATATACGAAATAGTAAAGTAATGGATGTGGTGGAAACGCTACGTACATACCATCTACAAGTATTTGTTACCGATCCATATGCTGATAAAGAGCAACTGCAGGAAGAATACAACTGCTGCGTGATCAGCGAACTGGATGATGATTACGATGTGATTATAGTTAGTGTACCACACGATCCTTATCGTGCATTTGATGATGATTACTTTGTCTCCATCACCAAGCCTACTGCGCTTATAGCAGATCTGAAAGGCATTTATAGAAATAAAATTACAAGCCGTAAATACTGGAGTTTATAA
- the rfbD gene encoding dTDP-4-dehydrorhamnose reductase: MNPIILVAGKNGQLGSELQQLEPAFPQFIFQLTDRSTLDITDKQQVDEYFAKYKISFCINAAAYTAVDKAEAEKETALFVNEQAVANLASACKQHNARLIHVSTDYVFDGNATIPYTEDHPVSPVNFYGETKLKGEQAAMQDPSSIVIRTSWVYSHFGNNFVKTMLRLMRDRDSLNVVNDQVGSPTNAADLAKAILDIIVKLQNHPSQPGGIYHYSNEGVISWFQFAEAIASYSGTSCKVGAIPSSAYPTPAKRPAYSVLNKEKIKNDFQVQVPHWKESLDKFFKHMAH; this comes from the coding sequence ATGAATCCGATCATTCTTGTTGCAGGAAAAAATGGACAGCTAGGAAGCGAGTTACAACAACTTGAACCTGCTTTTCCTCAATTCATTTTCCAGCTTACAGATCGCTCAACTCTTGACATCACCGATAAGCAACAGGTTGATGAATACTTTGCAAAATATAAAATTTCTTTTTGCATAAATGCTGCAGCATATACTGCTGTTGATAAAGCTGAGGCTGAAAAAGAGACTGCATTGTTTGTAAATGAACAAGCAGTTGCCAATCTTGCCAGTGCATGCAAACAGCATAATGCACGTCTTATTCATGTTTCTACTGATTATGTTTTCGATGGCAATGCCACCATTCCTTATACTGAAGATCACCCGGTGAGTCCAGTGAATTTTTACGGTGAAACCAAACTCAAAGGAGAGCAGGCTGCCATGCAGGATCCTTCCTCTATTGTTATACGTACCAGTTGGGTGTATAGCCACTTTGGAAACAATTTTGTAAAGACCATGCTTCGCCTGATGCGTGACAGAGATAGCCTGAACGTAGTGAATGACCAGGTTGGATCTCCTACCAATGCTGCTGATCTTGCTAAAGCTATCCTCGACATCATTGTGAAACTGCAAAATCATCCAAGTCAACCGGGTGGCATTTATCATTATTCTAATGAAGGAGTCATAAGCTGGTTCCAATTTGCCGAAGCAATAGCCTCTTATTCTGGTACTTCATGTAAAGTAGGTGCCATACCGTCATCTGCTTATCCCACACCTGCCAAGCGGCCTGCTTATTCTGTATTGAATAAGGAGAAAATCAAAAATGATTTCCAGGTACAGGTGCCTCATTGGAAAGAGAGCCTCGACAAATTTTTTAAGCATATGGCTCATTAG
- a CDS encoding sensor histidine kinase translates to MSQVIEFFQKLLDTADWPPRWHCGNWTDFHGWMYIISDLMIWAAYFAIPLIILRYITRRRDIRFHKIYFLFAGFILACGSTHLLDAIIFWFPAYRLSALVRVLTATISWLTVFSLIKLLPTAFSLRTAEELESEIDQRQKAEAELQVKNNLLNEAQDIAKMGYWQWNVADNKVIWSNSLYKIYGVQPVNNGGLSYEEFLSMVHPDDREYVSANIKEAFEKKEFKEYFHRIVLPDGSVKTMLSKGEIMLDANNQVHMMMGTGQDVTEMKRTEHELVIKTQELQETNMELQNFAYIASHDLQEPLRKIHTFTNMLHKGYDHLIDERGKTFMQKIMQSSSRMQKLIDDILYFSQFNSSKYSFEQVDMEQVLQEVKTDIELTIEDTKAVIQSDKLPVIEANYTQVRQLFQNLLTNALKFRKEGVTPEIKITCKYMQGNMVYEDLVNTSPANNQLLMSPLFWQHQKFVQVKVIDNGIGFESEYAEKIFGIFQRLHGKSAYEGTGIGLAICKKIVENHHGVIKAEAVPGEGATFTITLPVSQQNYRAGGSAKAKEGA, encoded by the coding sequence ATGAGTCAGGTTATAGAATTTTTCCAAAAACTACTAGACACTGCCGATTGGCCACCACGGTGGCATTGCGGTAACTGGACTGACTTTCATGGCTGGATGTATATCATCAGCGACCTGATGATCTGGGCGGCTTATTTTGCTATTCCTCTTATCATCCTTCGGTATATCACCCGCAGAAGGGATATACGCTTTCATAAAATATATTTCCTTTTTGCTGGGTTTATTCTTGCGTGTGGCTCTACACATTTGTTAGATGCAATTATTTTTTGGTTTCCTGCTTATAGGTTGAGTGCATTAGTAAGAGTACTAACTGCCACCATTAGCTGGCTTACTGTTTTCTCCTTAATCAAACTTTTGCCTACCGCTTTCTCACTGCGCACTGCAGAAGAACTTGAATCAGAGATAGACCAAAGACAAAAGGCCGAGGCTGAATTGCAGGTAAAAAATAACCTGCTAAACGAAGCACAGGATATTGCCAAGATGGGATACTGGCAGTGGAATGTAGCAGACAACAAGGTGATCTGGAGCAATAGCTTGTATAAGATATACGGCGTACAACCAGTAAATAATGGTGGACTGTCTTATGAAGAATTTCTCAGTATGGTGCATCCTGATGATAGGGAATATGTATCAGCCAACATCAAAGAGGCTTTCGAGAAAAAAGAATTCAAAGAATATTTTCATCGGATAGTGCTTCCGGATGGTTCTGTAAAAACAATGCTTTCTAAAGGCGAGATAATGCTGGACGCTAACAACCAGGTGCACATGATGATGGGTACAGGGCAGGATGTAACTGAAATGAAGCGAACGGAGCATGAGCTTGTTATCAAAACACAGGAACTGCAGGAGACAAATATGGAACTGCAGAATTTTGCTTACATAGCTTCGCATGACCTGCAAGAGCCATTGCGCAAGATCCATACGTTTACGAACATGCTTCACAAGGGTTACGACCACCTGATTGACGAGAGGGGCAAAACCTTCATGCAAAAGATCATGCAGTCATCGAGCCGCATGCAAAAGTTGATAGATGACATCCTGTATTTCTCACAGTTCAATTCCAGTAAATATTCTTTTGAACAGGTAGATATGGAACAGGTACTGCAGGAAGTAAAAACAGATATTGAGCTTACCATCGAGGATACCAAAGCCGTTATACAATCAGATAAACTTCCTGTGATAGAAGCTAATTATACACAGGTGCGGCAGTTGTTTCAAAACCTACTTACGAATGCACTAAAGTTTAGGAAGGAAGGCGTAACACCAGAGATCAAGATCACCTGTAAGTACATGCAAGGCAACATGGTATATGAAGACCTGGTAAACACTAGTCCTGCCAATAACCAATTGTTGATGAGTCCACTGTTCTGGCAACACCAGAAGTTTGTACAAGTGAAAGTGATAGATAATGGAATTGGATTTGAAAGTGAATATGCTGAGAAGATCTTCGGGATTTTCCAAAGATTACACGGCAAAAGTGCCTATGAAGGAACCGGTATTGGTTTAGCTATCTGTAAAAAAATAGTTGAAAATCATCATGGCGTTATCAAAGCCGAAGCGGTGCCAGGAGAAGGTGCAACATTTACTATTACTCTTCCTGTATCGCAGCAAAATTATAGGGCAGGCGGCTCTGCTAAAGCCAAAGAAGGTGCCTGA